TGAGTGAAATCTTAAATTATGCAGTTTATAAACTAGAACTTGATGAGATAGAGGGTAGCGACGATTGGTTTGATGCTAATGGACGGCTAAAATACAAAGAGCGGTTTTTATTTGATACGCTCAAAGAAGCGGGCGATATAGAAAAAGGTTGGTTAGTGGCCTTATTCGCAAGCGAGCAAGATGCTATAGAGTTCTGCGAGGGTGCGGGACTAAGCTCAAACTCGGATTATTTTTACTTTTGCACTCGTGGACACTACTCATTAGACACAGAAATGGGCGAATATGTAGAGGTAGGATATTAATGCGAGTAACTAGAAGCAAAAATAAAGCCTATCAGCTAAGACTACTTGAAGCATATCCACTTTGTCAAATATGCGAGAAACAACAAAGCATAGAGTGCCACCACGTAAGATATGGTAGATTTGGAGCAGATAAGGACGACAGCAAGCAAATAGCCGTTTGTAGAGAGTGTCATCAATGGTGTCACGCACACAAAAAGAAAAGCATAGAAAAATATGAGGAGGTAGCTGATGAGAATTGGCAACGTTTCGGCGATTGTTAAAAGCAAATATGGCAACAAAAAAACCAAGGGCTTTGATAGTGCTAAGGAATGGCGCAGAAACCAAGAGTTAGAAACCTTACAACGAGCTGGTGAGATCAGCGAGTTAAACCGCCAAGTACCGTTTGTGCTAATGCCTAGCTACACCATAGCAGACGAAACAACGAGGCAAGGCTTTAGAACCGTGCGTGAGATCAGATACATAGCAGATTTTACCTATCGCCTTAAAGATGGCACACGCATCATTGAGGACGTAAAGGGGATGCAGACGGAAGTTTTTAAGATCAAGCGAAAACTACTAGAGAGGAAAATAGCCCTTGGAGTAATAGAGGGCGAGTTTAGGATTTATTGATGGCGAAGATAACAGATGAGATAAAAGAGAAAATTTTGGCTGACTTTCATACGGGCAAATTTTCACAAAGGGAGCTAGCAAAAAAACATAGTGTATCAAATGGCACTGTGGCCAATTTACTCAAAGGATTAACGCCAAAAAATGAGCATTTAGTGGAAGCTCAAATAACGCTGTTGTCGGCACAAACTCAAAAATCAGAAATAGAAATGAGCAGTATTTTGAGCACTGCTAAAGATGAGGCATATAACCGCGGATTAATATTTAATGCTACTCAAAAAAATCTTAATCGAGTGATGGACATGCTAGATAAAAACACCAAATACGAAAAAGTTGGCGTCGGTGACGGGGTGCAGACTTTCGAGCCCATAGAGCTAAACGCAAACGACTATAAAACACTGCAAGATATGATTGACAAGGCTAGTTTAACGCTTGGGGTTAATCAAAGAGTTGCTGCAACACAGATTAATAATGCAAACGTACAAAGCGAACAAAAGATAATTATTGAGCGAAAGGAAATAAAAGGTGATGAGTGAAACAACACTTTGTCTAACTTATACGCCGTGGCAAAAAGAAGTCTTTTTTGAAAATACCGCACGCTTTACGACGATAGAAAAAGGTCGGCGTGTAGGATTTACCAAAGGTATTGCAAACGCTACGATCGAGTGGCTTTTAGAGGGTAAAAAAGTGCTTTGGGTAGATACTATCACATCAAACCTACAAAGATATTATGAGCGCTATTTTTTACCTGAGCTAAAAGCCCTGCCAAAAGAGCTGTATAAATTTCACGCACAAGATAAAAAGCTAAGTATCGGCGAGGGCTACCTTGATATGAGAAGTGCAGAACGTCCAGAAAATATCGAGGGGTTTGGCTATGACATAGTGATCCTAAACGAAGCCGGCATAATCCTAAAGGATGCCTACCTTTGGGACAACGCCATAAGGGCAATGTTACTAGACAACCCAAAATCAAGAGCGTTTATAGGCGGCGTGCCAAAAGGCAAAAACCGCTTTTATGACCTTGCTAAACGTGGAATGAGTGGCGAGAAAGACTGGGTAAATTTTCAAATATCAAGCTTTAATAACCCACTGCTTAAAAAAGAACAAATAGACGAAATGGTCGCAGAGCTTGGCGGTATAGATAGCGACGTAGTACGCCAAGAGATATACGGCGAGTTTTTAGACACAACCTCAAATGTGCTATTTAACCTTGCTTTGATAGAAAATGCCTTTAGCACTCAGATGCCAAACGAAAAAGCTAGCATTATTTGGGGGTTAGATGTGGCACGTGAGGGTGATGACGAAAGCGTGCTTTGTATTAGGCGAGGTTACGGCGTTACGAACTTTTACACATTTAGACTTGATAGTGTTACCGCCTTAGCAAGAGAGATTTTTAGCATTTATGAGAGAAGTGAAGAGAAGCCAGACGCTATTTTTATTGATAGTGTTGGCGTGGGTGCTGGAGTATTTGACACCTTGATAGATTTTGGCTTGCGTGGGATAGTCAGAGAGGCAAAATTTTCATACAAGGCAACAAATGAGAAGCTTTACGCCAACAAGAGAGCGGAAGCATATTTCACACTCAAAGAGAAATTTAGGCTGCTTAGCATTGTGCCAAATGACAAACTAAAAAAACAGCTTAGTACCATTAGTTTTTATTACGACAAGAAAGAGCGGTATTTGCTACTACCAAAAGAGAATATCAAAAAAGAGTTTGGCTTTAGCCCTGACTTGGCGGATGCCCTTGCTCTTACGTTTTTTGACCCATTGCCAGCAAAAATAAACACAATCAACTACGATGACGGAGGCGTTTGGTGAAAGAGTGCCAAAATTGGGTAGATTTGGCAAAACAAATCGAGTATATTTTTGAGCGTATCGACGTAGAGCTAATTAGAAAAGTGGCAACGCTTGATGATGAGGCCTTGCGTCTATGTTTTTGTGTGATGATTTGTGAGTGGCTAAAAGGGGCAAAATTTATCCCTACAAAGCAAGCTAGAGTAAAACTTGCAACGGCCCTAAAACAAAAAGGGCTTAGTAGAAAAAGAGTGGCAGAGCTAGCGAACGTCAGCACAAGAACAATTTACAGATTAGGACACGAAAATGACGAACGATGAAAGAATAAGCTACCTCGAGGAGTTAGTGCAGACAGCATACAACGGATATGCGGAGTATAAACCATTTTTTGACAAGCTAAATGACGCTTATTTGCTTGTGTTAGAAAGCAAGCAGTATAACAGCCTAAAAGAGAGAAACAAGAGCAAAAACTACACACCAAAGCTAAATTCAAAAGCAAAAAGGATATATGACGGCCTAACCGAAACATATTTCAACAATGACACATTTGCCAAGCTAGAGCCTTATGTAAACTCAACACATGACGTGATCAACAAGTGGCAAGAGGCACTAAATTTCTATTGCGACAAGATAAATTTGTATAAGATCTTTTCGCCTATCTTTTTAAAAGCTGCTTTCTCGGCAAGCTCGGTTGTAAAAGTGTTTTTGGGAAAAGATGAAGCAAAGATAGAGGAAGTGGATATAAACGACATCTATTTTGATCCTGATGCCAAAAATACAGACGACATCCGCTATATCGTGCACAGAATTTACCTTACAACAAACGACATCAAAAAGCTAATCAAAAATAAAACATTTAAGCAAATTGATCTAAGCGAGAATAGACCTTATAAGAGAATTTGCCTAAATGAGATATACGAACTAAACGATGAGAAATGGAGCGTTAGCACGCTTTACAATAGCGAACTACTAAGAGATAAAGTAGAACTAAAAGACGGACAGCCATTTATTTTTGGCTATATGCTGCCACAAACAAAACGCAATACCGATAAAATGTTTGTTTGCGCTTATGGCGAGCCTGCTCTTGCTTCGCTTTTGCCTTTACAAGATGAGCTAAATGCGATCAGAAACTCAATTACGGACGTAACAAGAAACCAAGCAACGCCAAAGATCATTTTTAACCGAAGTGCAAGTATATCAAGGGCTGATTTAGAGCGCCCAAGTGGTGCGATTTTTACTGATAGCCCAGCAGACATCAAGATAATACCGCCTGGCGACATCAACGCTTCAATGGCTACACTTCAAGTGATCGAGCAGGAGATGAGCGAAGTAAGCGGAGTAAGCCCACAGCAAAACGGAGCACCAACAACTAGGCAAGAAACAGCAACAATGGCGTCAATTATGGCAAATGAGGGTAGCGTAAGGCTTCAAGGGTATATAAGAACCTACAATGAGACCTTTTTTGAGCCTATATTTGAACGCCTTGCATTTTTAGTTTGGAAATATGGCGATCCATTATTTTTTGCAGGGTTTAATCGTGGTGAAGCACCGAGCTTTAACATAAACCTAAACACTGGGATAGGCGCATTAAACAAAGAGGTGCAAAAGAAAAGTCTAATGGATGCTAGCGGGATTATATCAGCTCAATTCGGTATGTGCTTACAACTTGGGGACGGCGATGGTGCAAATAGAATGAAAGAAGCAAACGAGAAAATCCTATTAGAGCTATTGCCACTATATGGCATAAAAGACCCAGAGAATTTTATCGGAAAGGAGAGTGAGCTTGCTAAACAACTTAAGCCACAGGCTATTTTACCAAGCGTGGCAGAGCCTATCGCAGAAGCAGGAGCTTTACCAGCTGACGCAATGCCAAGCGTTTAGGGATTTTTCAGAATATCTATTAGGGCTTTATGCGGCAAGTGTGACCGCTAGCCAAAATGAAAAGAACAGCGATGAAATAAGGTTAAGGGCGATTGAGAATATTAAAACACTCGAAAGCCTTTTAAGTTTTTTTGAAAATTACAAAGAGGAGTAATAAATGACAGAGCAAGAAGCACTAAACGAATTGGTAAGTATCGTAAATGGTGACGAGCAGGTAGAGCCTGAAACAAACGAAGTGGCACAAGAACCACAAGAGCAACCAGCGGAACAAGTAGCAGCGCCAGAGGAGCAAAAGAAAGAGGAGTTAAATATTGAAGCAATTAAGCAAGCAATGGCTGAAGCCTTGGCTGCAAAAGAACAGCCACAAGAGCCAGCACAGCCACAGCTTGACCCTGAAAAACAAGCTTTGCTTGATAGCTTAGGTCTTGGAAATCTTGACGCACTAAAAGCTCAAATGGATCAAATCTCACAAGCTCAGGCAGCACAAGCAGAGGAAGCTAGGAGGCAAGCGGTCTTTGATAAAAACCTAGCAGAGTTTAAAAAAGACTACCCAACTATTCGCCCTGATGATTTAGCAGAGTTTGCAAAAGCTCATGGTATGAGTGATCTACTTGGCGAAAATTATGTGGGTTGGAAAGCAGTCGCAATGGGGATGATCAATGTGGCAAAAAGCAAAGAAAAGCCAGACGAAATTTTAAGCGGCTCAAATGCAAGCAGTGAGCTATCGGCGTTTGATAGAGCCAAAAAAGGCGAGAACGTGAGCGACGTAGAATATGGTGCAGAGCTTTTGAAACTAGCAGGACTATAAGGAGTTAAAAAATGAGTTGGGATTGGGGCGGAAGCAATATAACACAAGGGCTTGGCAAAAATGGCGGTGGCTTTTTAAGTTGGCTTGGTGGTGACGCAGGTGGCACACCTAACTGGCTAACAGCTTTAGGAACTGGTGGTGCGTTATGGAGCGCTTATAATCAAAGCAAAATGGCGAAAAAAGCATTTAATCTAAATAAAGATGCTTACGACTTTAACAAGATGCTTTCACAAAGGCAATTGCAAAGAGAAAATCAGGCAAACCAAAATTTAGTCAATGCTTGGAACGCATCAAACTTTCATAAACAACAAGAGGATGAGGCTTATTAATTTAAGCCTCACAAAAAGGAGCAAAAATGCCATATTTTAACCCCAACAAGGTAGATTTTAACTATAACACGAACACAATAGACGCAGTGGGCGCTACTGGTAGAGCATTGTGG
This is a stretch of genomic DNA from Campylobacter concisus. It encodes these proteins:
- a CDS encoding DUF1064 domain-containing protein, whose amino-acid sequence is MRIGNVSAIVKSKYGNKKTKGFDSAKEWRRNQELETLQRAGEISELNRQVPFVLMPSYTIADETTRQGFRTVREIRYIADFTYRLKDGTRIIEDVKGMQTEVFKIKRKLLERKIALGVIEGEFRIY
- a CDS encoding phosphatase, with the protein product MSETTLCLTYTPWQKEVFFENTARFTTIEKGRRVGFTKGIANATIEWLLEGKKVLWVDTITSNLQRYYERYFLPELKALPKELYKFHAQDKKLSIGEGYLDMRSAERPENIEGFGYDIVILNEAGIILKDAYLWDNAIRAMLLDNPKSRAFIGGVPKGKNRFYDLAKRGMSGEKDWVNFQISSFNNPLLKKEQIDEMVAELGGIDSDVVRQEIYGEFLDTTSNVLFNLALIENAFSTQMPNEKASIIWGLDVAREGDDESVLCIRRGYGVTNFYTFRLDSVTALAREIFSIYERSEEKPDAIFIDSVGVGAGVFDTLIDFGLRGIVREAKFSYKATNEKLYANKRAEAYFTLKEKFRLLSIVPNDKLKKQLSTISFYYDKKERYLLLPKENIKKEFGFSPDLADALALTFFDPLPAKINTINYDDGGVW
- a CDS encoding helix-turn-helix domain-containing protein, with translation MKECQNWVDLAKQIEYIFERIDVELIRKVATLDDEALRLCFCVMICEWLKGAKFIPTKQARVKLATALKQKGLSRKRVAELANVSTRTIYRLGHENDER
- a CDS encoding phage head-tail adapter protein, whose translation is MTNDERISYLEELVQTAYNGYAEYKPFFDKLNDAYLLVLESKQYNSLKERNKSKNYTPKLNSKAKRIYDGLTETYFNNDTFAKLEPYVNSTHDVINKWQEALNFYCDKINLYKIFSPIFLKAAFSASSVVKVFLGKDEAKIEEVDINDIYFDPDAKNTDDIRYIVHRIYLTTNDIKKLIKNKTFKQIDLSENRPYKRICLNEIYELNDEKWSVSTLYNSELLRDKVELKDGQPFIFGYMLPQTKRNTDKMFVCAYGEPALASLLPLQDELNAIRNSITDVTRNQATPKIIFNRSASISRADLERPSGAIFTDSPADIKIIPPGDINASMATLQVIEQEMSEVSGVSPQQNGAPTTRQETATMASIMANEGSVRLQGYIRTYNETFFEPIFERLAFLVWKYGDPLFFAGFNRGEAPSFNINLNTGIGALNKEVQKKSLMDASGIISAQFGMCLQLGDGDGANRMKEANEKILLELLPLYGIKDPENFIGKESELAKQLKPQAILPSVAEPIAEAGALPADAMPSV
- a CDS encoding HIT family hydrolase, whose amino-acid sequence is MTEQEALNELVSIVNGDEQVEPETNEVAQEPQEQPAEQVAAPEEQKKEELNIEAIKQAMAEALAAKEQPQEPAQPQLDPEKQALLDSLGLGNLDALKAQMDQISQAQAAQAEEARRQAVFDKNLAEFKKDYPTIRPDDLAEFAKAHGMSDLLGENYVGWKAVAMGMINVAKSKEKPDEILSGSNASSELSAFDRAKKGENVSDVEYGAELLKLAGL